A genomic region of Solanum stenotomum isolate F172 unplaced genomic scaffold, ASM1918654v1 scaffold25311, whole genome shotgun sequence contains the following coding sequences:
- the LOC125851402 gene encoding 5-OH-xanthotoxin synthase-like — MLVAGTDTSAATIIWAMTAMMANPNAMKKVQAEIRESVGKKSIVNEDNVQNLPYFKAVIKETFRLYPSVPLLVARETMQTSILEGYEIKPKTIVYVDAWAIGRDPEIWKNPKEFIPERFLNNDIDFKGQDFELIPFGAGRRGCPGIALGVANVELVLSNLLYAFD, encoded by the coding sequence ATGCTTGTTGCTGGAACGGACACTAGCGCAGCTACAATAATTTGGGCAATGACAGCCATGATGGCAAATCCAAATGCCATGAAGAAAGTTCAAGCAGAAATTAGAGAGTCGGTTGGGAAAAAGTCCATAGTGAATGAAGATAACGTCCAAAATCTTCCATATTTTAAAGCAGTGATAAAAGAGACATTTAGATTGTATCCATCAGTTCCATTGTTAGTAGCAAGAGAGACGATGCAAACTTCCATACTAGAAGGATATGaaattaaaccaaaaactaTAGTTTATGTTGACGCTTGGGCAATTGGAAGGGATCCTGAAATATGGAAAAATCCAAAAGAATTTATACCTGAGAGGTTCTTGAATAATGATATTGATTTTAAGGGACaagattttgagttgattcCATTTGGAGCAGGTAGAAGAGGGTGCCCAGGTATAGCACTTGGTGTGGCAAATGTGGAACTTGTACTTTCCAATCTTCTTTACGCTTTTGATTGA
- the LOC125851391 gene encoding 6,7,8-trihydroxycoumarin synthase-like encodes MLFLLFVALVIIIILSFLLPKAKRNGKNILPPGPLGLPFIGNLHQFDGLTPHLYFWKLSKKYGKIFSLKLGSSTMIVVSSANLAKEVTHIQDLAFCSRPSILGQQKLSYNGQDIGVSPYNDYWRELRKICVVHLFSLKKVQYFSPIREDEVSRMIKKISQQAATSQITNLSNIVISLTTTIICRIAFGIRYDEETREGKKFNEILKVTEEMLAGFFVSDFFPLLGWIDKLSGKINRLEKNFKELDEFNEELIEQHLNPNRPKSMEGDIIDLLLQLKKEKSTPIDLTLDNIKAIIMDMLVGGTDTSAVAVIWAMTALIAKPNAMKKVQSEIREMVGKKSIVNEDDIRNLPYFKAVIKETFRLYPPAPLLIARETMQNSILEGYEIKPKTIIHVNVWAIARDPEIWENPEEFIPERFLNSDIDFKGQNFELIPFGAGRRGCPAMALGVATVELVLSNLLYAFDWELPCGMNIEDIDTDVLPGLAVHKKEPLCLVPRKYLQKLN; translated from the exons ATGTTGTTTCTACTCTTTGTAGCCCTTGTTATCATCATTATTCTCAGTTTCCTTCTTCCTAAAGCCAAAAGGAATGGAAAAAACATTCTACCACCAGGCCCTTTAGGGTTGCCATTCATTGGAAATTTGCATCAATTTGATGGTTTAACCCCTCATCTCTACTTTTGGAAACTTTCTAAGAAATATGGAAAAATATTCTCTTTAAAACTTGGTTCTTCTACTATGATTGTAGTTTCTTCAGCAAATCTAGCAAAAGAGGTAACACACATACAAGATTTAGCCTTTTGTAGTAGACCTTCAATTCTTGGCCAGCAAAAATTGTCTTACAATGGTCAAGATATTGGCGTGTCACCTTACAATGACTATTGGAGAGAACTTCGAAAAATATGCGTTGTTCATTTATTTAGTCTCAAGAAAGTGCAATATTTTAGTCCAATTCGTGAAGATGAAGTATCAAGAATGATCAAGAAAATATCTCAACAAGCTGCCACTTCACAAATTACAAATTTGAGCAATATAGTGATCTCGCTAACAACTACAATCATTTGTAGAATTGCTTTTGGTATTAGGTATGATGAAGAAACACGTGAAGggaaaaaatttaatgaaattttaaaagtgACAGAAGAAATGTTGGCAGGCTTTTTTGTCTCTGACTTTTTTCCCCTCTTAGGATGGATTGATAAACTCTCCGGAAAAATAAATAGACTTGAGAAGAATTTTAAGGAGTTGGATGAGTTTAATGAAGAACTCATTGAGCAACATCTCAATCCCAATAGGCCAAAATCCATGGAAGGAGATATTATTGATCTTCTGCTCcaattgaagaaagaaaaatcaacTCCAATCGATCTTACTTTGGACAACATAAAGGCTATTATCATG GATATGCTAGTTGGTGGAACGGACACAAGTGCAGTTGCAGTAATTTGGGCAATGACAGCCTTGATAGCCAAACCAAATGCTATGAAGAAAGTTCAATCAGAAATTCGAGAAATGGTCGGTAAAAAGTCCATAGTTAATGAAGATGATATCCGAAATCTTCCATATTTTAAAGCAGTGATAAAAGAAACATTTAGATTGTATCCACCAGCTCCATTGTTAATAGCAAGAGAGACGATGCAAAATTCCATACTAGAAGGATATGaaattaaaccaaaaactaTAATTCATGTTAATGTTTGGGCTATTGCAAGAGATCCTGAAATATGGGAAAATCCAGAAGAATTTATACCTGAGAGGTTTCTGAATAGTGATATTGATTTTAAGGGCCAAAATTTTGAGCTGATTCCATTTGGAGCAGGCAGAAGAGGGTGCCCGGCTATGGCACTCGGTGTGGCAACTGTGGAACTTGTACTTTCCAATCTTCTTTACGCTTTTGATTGGGAGTTGCCTTGTGGAATGAACATTGAAGACATTGATACTGATGTTTTGCCTGGACTTGCTGTGCATAAGAAAGAACCTTTGTGCCTTGTTCCTAGAAAATATCTTCAAAAGTTAAACTAG